From the genome of Deltaproteobacteria bacterium:
TCCGGCGTTTTAACTAATAGTTTCTCCTTGCCATAATATTCAATTTCGATAATGGCGCGTTTAACACCTTTGGCAACAAGGGCATCTGCAACCGATTTGGCGCGCCGCTGCGATAGCTTGCGATTATATCCAACAGAGGCAACCGTGTCGGTATAGCCAATCACACGGATATGACTTGATTTCTGCGAATTGATCGCCTTCATGATTTCCTGGATTGATTGAAGCGATTCGCTGGTCAATGAGGCGCTGTTGCTCTTAAAGTAAATTATATTGACGGCAGAGGACTGTGTCTGGGACTGGGGCTGGGGCTGGGCCGCCAGGGCTTCTTTAAAAATATTTTTTACTTCTGTTTCGTCCATGACCTTCGGTGTGCTGGGGAGCGCATCGGCGCTGGTGAGTTCCGTCGCTTCCCAGGGTTTATTCAGCATTTGTGAACCTGCGGCAGTGGTTACCGAGAGCTCGCCAACTTTGCCGTCCGATTCTGGCACAATCACAACTTTTGTTTTGGGAGAACAGCCATCCTGATCAACCGGAACACCTGGCGGCGTGTCGGGACACTTGTCAAGATAGTCTGGGACGCCGTCCTTGTCCGTATCTAAAGGACAACCGTCCTTATCCACCTTGACGCCAGCCGGCGTGCCGGGGCACTTGTCGAGATAGTCGGGGACAGCGTCCTTGTCGGAATCGAGCGGACAACCGTCCTTATCCACCTTGACACCCGTCGGCGTGCCGGGGCATTTGTCTTGATAGTCGGGGACGCCATCCTTATCCGTATCCAGTGGGCAAGGACAGCGTCCTTGTCGGAATCAAGCGGACAACCGTCCTTATCCACCTTCACTCCCGCCGGCGTGCCGGGGCATTTATCTTGATAGTCGGGGACGCCATCCATATCGGAGTCTACAGGACAGCCCCAATCATCCACCTTCGCACCCGGCGGCGTAGTCATGGGGCATTTATCGTAATAGGGCGCCCGGGTAAATTCGTTGCGATAATCGTAATTATCAGGCACCCCATCGTTATCCGAATCAATAGGGACCGATGTCGGGATGTGGGCACAAGACGATAAAACAAGGAAAAATATGAAGGCTACTAATATAAATGATGCTGGCAATGTTTTTTTCACGATATTAAGCTCCTTTACTGATTGAAATGAAAAATCAGGTAGTTAATTATCCTCAACTTTAATCAGGCAACGTGTGCCCCTAAATCCGATTGTTGCCTCCGGAGTTTTTACTTTAACTGCATCGGGAGCCATTTTGGTAAGACTTCCCGAGACAAAATGCAGCGTTCCCCTGGATATTTTAGAAACAAAGGCCAGCTTCTGTTCACCTGGTTTAAATACATATTCATCAATTGTATATACCGTATTGGGACCGACAGAAATCATCGTATTGTCCTTGAACGTGATTCCTAAAGAACCGTTATTGTCTGTTTTCAAGACATCTTTCATAAAAACCGGATCGCCCAGCTTAACTTTAAGCTCCGTTTTCTCCCGGACAAACGTGGCCGCGCCATTTAGCTTTTTGATAGCGCCGATCGAATCATCCGCCTGAGCCAATCGTGCATCAAGACAAACAACTAAAACCAAAAGACAGATAATTTTCATGAAGTTGCGCATAATTTCCTCCTTTTACATGTTATTTTTTATCCATAACAACCACCACGCCAGTAGCTCCGCTCTCCAGACGTTCCAGATGGAATCTGGTCAAAGCATCGGACGGGTATTCGTTTGACAGTAACGCAAATGCCTCTTGGGCGCAAGGGTCATTTTGCGCCATTAACCGGTAGGCGGCCAGATAAGCCTGAATATGCGGTGAATCCATCTCTGCCTGCGTGAGCGGTTCAAAGGTCTCAATTTCCTTACTTTTGCCCTTTAATACCAGTGTTCCGATGGGGCGGCCGATAAAACCAGGGCATTGATCTACGGTAGCTCTGCTTACGCATATTCTGGTCCCCAGATACTTGTTCACCGTTTCCAGGCGGGAACAGGTATTGATCGGATCACCAAGAGCGCGATAATCGAACATGGTTTTACCGCCGAAGTTGCCGAGAACAACCATACCCGTATTGACACCGATACGGGTTCCGCCCAGGGGAACGCCCTGTTTCTGCTTGTCTTGAGAAAACTTATAGGCAAATGCGTCCAGGGCGACGGCACAGGCAAGGGCCCGGCGCGCATGATCTTCCTGCACCACGGGCGCTGAAAACATTAGGGAAATGGCATCTCCAACAATTCGATCTATCATGGCGTCAAATTGAAAGGCAATATTCAGCATCTCATCAATATACTCGTTTAATATGCTGACCACCTGGGCCGGATCCAATTTTTCCATTAGAGTAGTAAATCCGGCCAAATCAGTCAAGATAAAAGAACACTCTCGTTTCTCACCGCCGGTCTTCAATAACTGCGGGTTGTCAATGAGATGCCGCACCAGGTTGGGAGAAATATAGGACGCAAAGGCTTCACGTATCCATCTGCGGTCACGCTCGGTTTCCAGAAACCGGAAAAAGCTGCCGGTAATATACATCGCCGCCAATGCAATTGATGGGAACAGGGGATCTATAAATATTTTTGACCTCGTAAGGGCCATCCATGACCCTGTGAAGGTTATGCCAATCCAGCCAACGGCCATACCGGCCAGCACCATGGCGCTGCTACGGGAAATCAGCAAATTGAGGATTATCCAGCTCGCAATTAAAAACAGCACCGTTACCGACGAAGACCAGTCGGGATGGAGCAGATAGCTTTTTTGGATGATCTGTTCGACCAACTGGGCATGAATTTCCACGCCCGGTATCGTCCCCCCCAATGGATTGACCTTGACATCCAGCAGCCCCTTGGCGGAAGTTCCCAAAAACAGGATGTGCCCAACGATTTGCTTACTATCCACTTCGCCGGATAGAACCTTCCAGGCCGGGATATACCGTTCCGGATGTTCATTGGAATAATTCAGCCATACCTCGCCTTTGGCGTCTGTTTCAATCGGCAAACTGCCAATCCGGATGCCCACAATTCCCGTGCGGCCGCCGAAACGATTTTCACCGCTGGCGCCTGACGATTTCACCACAATGTTCTGAGCGCCTTGCGCTACCCGTAAGGCCTCGGCCGATAGTGAAGGATAGATGTCATTATTGATTCTGAGCAGCAGCGGCACATGGCGGAGAACGCCATCATAATCCGCCATATAATTAAACGCGCCGTTACCGGAGGCGGCTGCCTCAATTACGGGCAGGTTCTTGACAGCGCTTTTAAACGGCACAAGAAACTGGGCCGGATC
Proteins encoded in this window:
- a CDS encoding OmpA family protein is translated as MDETEVKNIFKEALAAQPQPQSQTQSSAVNIIYFKSNSASLTSESLQSIQEIMKAINSQKSSHIRVIGYTDTVASVGYNRKLSQRRAKSVADALVAKGVKRAIIEIEYYGKEKLLVKTPDGVEEPRNRRVEIITR
- a CDS encoding FecR domain-containing protein — protein: MRNFMKIICLLVLVVCLDARLAQADDSIGAIKKLNGAATFVREKTELKVKLGDPVFMKDVLKTDNNGSLGITFKDNTMISVGPNTVYTIDEYVFKPGEQKLAFVSKISRGTLHFVSGSLTKMAPDAVKVKTPEATIGFRGTRCLIKVEDN
- a CDS encoding adenylate/guanylate cyclase domain-containing protein, which produces AAAVVFDVVFAEPDRMSPKSLARFWPTEKEFARLAGRYPDYDEILARAISNGPIVTGFSCSSQVLTGNQQPAVKARFVAAGDDPAQFLVPFKSAVKNLPVIEAAASGNGAFNYMADYDGVLRHVPLLLRINNDIYPSLSAEALRVAQGAQNIVVKSSGASGENRFGGRTGIVGIRIGSLPIETDAKGEVWLNYSNEHPERYIPAWKVLSGEVDSKQIVGHILFLGTSAKGLLDVKVNPLGGTIPGVEIHAQLVEQIIQKSYLLHPDWSSSVTVLFLIASWIILNLLISRSSAMVLAGMAVGWIGITFTGSWMALTRSKIFIDPLFPSIALAAMYITGSFFRFLETERDRRWIREAFASYISPNLVRHLIDNPQLLKTGGEKRECSFILTDLAGFTTLMEKLDPAQVVSILNEYIDEMLNIAFQFDAMIDRIVGDAISLMFSAPVVQEDHARRALACAVALDAFAYKFSQDKQKQGVPLGGTRIGVNTGMVVLGNFGGKTMFDYRALGDPINTCSRLETVNKYLGTRICVSRATVDQCPGFIGRPIGTLVLKGKSKEIETFEPLTQAEMDSPHIQAYLAAYRLMAQNDPCAQEAFALLSNEYPSDALTRFHLERLESGATGVVVVMDKK